The following are encoded in a window of Oreochromis aureus strain Israel breed Guangdong linkage group 10, ZZ_aureus, whole genome shotgun sequence genomic DNA:
- the taf9 gene encoding transcription initiation factor TFIID subunit 9 — translation MSAPKTIPKDAQVMIQILKDMGITEYEPRVINQMLEFTYRYVTTIIEDAKTYASHANKSNVDADDIRLAIQCRMDQSFTSPPPRDFLLEVARQKNQTPLPLIKPYTGPRLPPDRYCLTAPNYRLKSIQKKVSSSAGRISVPRLSVGAVTSRPTTPTLGTPSVQSVTTKVGTPVSLTGQRFTVQIPPPSQTTTTKPTTPSTPAVSNVLINPSLIGSKNILITTNMVSQNSGGESLKRKHEDDDDYDTL, via the exons ATGTCCGCTCCGAAAACAATCCCGAAAGATGCTCAG gtgatgaTCCAGATTCTGAAGGACATGGGAATCACAGAGTATGAGCCCAGAGTCATCAACCAGATGCTGGAGTTCACCTACA GATACGTGACCACCATCATCGAAGATGCCAAAACCTACGCCTCACACGCCAACAAGTCCAACGTGGACGCCGACGACATCAGACTGGCCATCCAGTGCCGCATGGATCAGTCGTTCACCTCACCGCCGCCACGAGAT TTCCTGTTGGAGGTCGCCAGGCAGAAGAACCAGACCCCCCTCCCTCTCATCAAACCCTACACCGGCCCCCGGCTGCCCCCAGACCGCTACTGTCTGACCGCCCCCAACTACAGACTCAAGTCCATACAGAAGAAG GTGTCGTCGTCTGCCGGCAGGATATCGGTGCCTCGCCTCAGTGTCGGCGCCGTCACCAGCAGGCCGACCACGCCTACGCTTG GGACGCCGTCTGTGCAGTCGGTCACCACTAAAGTCGGCACTCCAGTGTCTTTGACAGGTCAGAGGTTCACCGTGCAGATCCCGCCGCCCTCTCAGACAACCACCACCAAACCCA CAACGCCATCCACACCCGCTGTCTCCAATGTCCTCATCAACCCATCTCTGATTGGCTCCAAGAACATCCTCATTACGACCAACATGGTGTCACAGAACTCAGGCGGAGAGTCGCTGAAGAGGAAGCACGAAGACGACGACGACTACGACACTTTATGA
- the LOC116318230 gene encoding arrestin red cell isoform X3, translated as MGDKAGTRVFKKSSPNCKLTVYLGKRDFVDHLDHVDPVDGVILVDPEYLKDRKVFVTLTCAFRYGREDLDVLGLSFRKDLYISTFQAFPPVPEERKPNSRLQERLLKKLGQHAHPFYFTIPQNLPCSVTLQPGPEDTGKACGVDFEIRAFCAKSMEEKIHKRNSVRLVIRKVQYAPEKPGPQPMVETTRSFLMSDRSLHLEASLDKELYYHGEPISVNVHVTNNSTKTVKRVKISVRQYADICLFSTAQYKCPVAQLEADDQVSSSSTFCKVYTLTPTLDKNREKRGLALDGKLKHEDTNLASSTIVKDVTNKEVLGILVSYRVKVKLVVSRGGDVSVELPFILMHPKPPEPPASRPQSAVPETDPPIDTNLIEFDTNSISQDDDFVFEDFARLRLKGVVDDKDEDC; from the exons AGTTTTCAAGAAGTCGAGCCCCAACTGTAAG TTGACAGTTTACTTGGGAAAGCGAGACTTTGTGGACCACCTGGACCACGTGGACCCAGTCG ATGGCGTGATCCTGGTTGACCCAGAGTACCTGAAGGACAGGAAAG TCTTCGTCACGCTGACCTGTGCATTTCGATATGGACGCGAGGACCTGGACGTGCTCGGTCTATCCTTCCGGAAGGATCTCTACATCTCCACCTTCCAG GCCTTCCCTCCGGTGCCCGAGGAGCGGAAACCCAACAGCCGGCTGCaggagaggctgctgaagaaGCTCGGCCAGCACGCGCACCCTTTCTACTTCACC ATTCCTCAGAATCTCCCCTGTTCAGTCACTCTACAGCCCGGACCCGAGGACACCGGCAAG GCCTGTGGTGTTGACTTTGAGATCAGAGCTTTCTGTGCCAAGTCAATGGAAGAGAAGATTCACAAGAG GAACTCGGTGCGTCTGGTGATCAGGAAGGTTCAGTACGCTCCGGAGAAGCCTGGTCCTCAGCCGATGGTGGAGACCACCCGCAGCTTCCTGATGTCCGACAGGTCCCTGCACCTGGAGGCCTCTCTGGACAAAGAG CTGTATTATCACGGTGAGCCCATCAGCGTCAACGTCCACGTCACCAACAACTCCACCAAGACCGTCAAGAGGGTGAAGATCTCCG TGCGTCAGTACGCAGACATCTGCCTGTTCAGCACTGCCCAGTATAAATGTCCAGTGGCTCAGCTGGAGGCAGA CGACCAGGTGTCGTCCAGCTCCACCTTCTGCAAGGTGTACACTCTGACCCCGACACTGGACAAGAACAGAGAGAAGAGAGGACTCGCTCTGGACGGGAAGCTCAAACATGAAGACACCAACCTGGCCTCATCCAccat TGTGAAGGACGTCACCAACAAGGAGGTCCTGGGGATCCTGGTGTCCTATAGAGTCAAAGTCAAGCTGGTGGTGTCCCGTGGAGG GGACGTGTCGGTGGAGCTGCCCTTCATCTTAATGCATCCTAAACCTCCAGAGCCGCCGGCGTCCCGCCCGCAGTCAG ctgtGCCAGAAACGGACCCGCCCATCGACACCAATTTGATAGAGTTTGACACAAA CAGCATCTCGCAGGACGATGACTTCGTGTTCGAGGACTTCGCCCGCCTGCGGCTCAAAGGTGTCGTGGACGACAAGGACGAGGACTGCTAG
- the LOC116318230 gene encoding arrestin red cell isoform X2: MGDKAGTRVFKKSSPNCKLTVYLGKRDFVDHLDHVDPVDGVILVDPEYLKDRKVFVTLTCAFRYGREDLDVLGLSFRKDLYISTFQAFPPVPEERKPNSRLQERLLKKLGQHAHPFYFTIPQNLPCSVTLQPGPEDTGKACGVDFEIRAFCAKSMEEKIHKRNSVRLVIRKVQYAPEKPGPQPMVETTRSFLMSDRSLHLEASLDKELYYHGEPISVNVHVTNNSTKTVKRVKISVRQYADICLFSTAQYKCPVAQLEADDQVSSSSTFCKVYTLTPTLDKNREKRGLALDGKLKHEDTNLASSTIVKDVTNKEVLGILVSYRVKVKLVVSRGGLLRGLLERDVSVELPFILMHPKPPEPPASRPQSAVPETDPPIDTNLIEFDTNISQDDDFVFEDFARLRLKGVVDDKDEDC; this comes from the exons AGTTTTCAAGAAGTCGAGCCCCAACTGTAAG TTGACAGTTTACTTGGGAAAGCGAGACTTTGTGGACCACCTGGACCACGTGGACCCAGTCG ATGGCGTGATCCTGGTTGACCCAGAGTACCTGAAGGACAGGAAAG TCTTCGTCACGCTGACCTGTGCATTTCGATATGGACGCGAGGACCTGGACGTGCTCGGTCTATCCTTCCGGAAGGATCTCTACATCTCCACCTTCCAG GCCTTCCCTCCGGTGCCCGAGGAGCGGAAACCCAACAGCCGGCTGCaggagaggctgctgaagaaGCTCGGCCAGCACGCGCACCCTTTCTACTTCACC ATTCCTCAGAATCTCCCCTGTTCAGTCACTCTACAGCCCGGACCCGAGGACACCGGCAAG GCCTGTGGTGTTGACTTTGAGATCAGAGCTTTCTGTGCCAAGTCAATGGAAGAGAAGATTCACAAGAG GAACTCGGTGCGTCTGGTGATCAGGAAGGTTCAGTACGCTCCGGAGAAGCCTGGTCCTCAGCCGATGGTGGAGACCACCCGCAGCTTCCTGATGTCCGACAGGTCCCTGCACCTGGAGGCCTCTCTGGACAAAGAG CTGTATTATCACGGTGAGCCCATCAGCGTCAACGTCCACGTCACCAACAACTCCACCAAGACCGTCAAGAGGGTGAAGATCTCCG TGCGTCAGTACGCAGACATCTGCCTGTTCAGCACTGCCCAGTATAAATGTCCAGTGGCTCAGCTGGAGGCAGA CGACCAGGTGTCGTCCAGCTCCACCTTCTGCAAGGTGTACACTCTGACCCCGACACTGGACAAGAACAGAGAGAAGAGAGGACTCGCTCTGGACGGGAAGCTCAAACATGAAGACACCAACCTGGCCTCATCCAccat TGTGAAGGACGTCACCAACAAGGAGGTCCTGGGGATCCTGGTGTCCTATAGAGTCAAAGTCAAGCTGGTGGTGTCCCGTGGAGG GCTGCTGCGAGGCTTATTGGAGAG GGACGTGTCGGTGGAGCTGCCCTTCATCTTAATGCATCCTAAACCTCCAGAGCCGCCGGCGTCCCGCCCGCAGTCAG ctgtGCCAGAAACGGACCCGCCCATCGACACCAATTTGATAGAGTTTGACACAAA CATCTCGCAGGACGATGACTTCGTGTTCGAGGACTTCGCCCGCCTGCGGCTCAAAGGTGTCGTGGACGACAAGGACGAGGACTGCTAG
- the LOC116318230 gene encoding arrestin red cell isoform X4, with protein MGDKAGTRVFKKSSPNCKLTVYLGKRDFVDHLDHVDPVDGVILVDPEYLKDRKVFVTLTCAFRYGREDLDVLGLSFRKDLYISTFQAFPPVPEERKPNSRLQERLLKKLGQHAHPFYFTIPQNLPCSVTLQPGPEDTGKACGVDFEIRAFCAKSMEEKIHKRNSVRLVIRKVQYAPEKPGPQPMVETTRSFLMSDRSLHLEASLDKELYYHGEPISVNVHVTNNSTKTVKRVKISVRQYADICLFSTAQYKCPVAQLEADDQVSSSSTFCKVYTLTPTLDKNREKRGLALDGKLKHEDTNLASSTIVKDVTNKEVLGILVSYRVKVKLVVSRGGDVSVELPFILMHPKPPEPPASRPQSAVPETDPPIDTNLIEFDTNISQDDDFVFEDFARLRLKGVVDDKDEDC; from the exons AGTTTTCAAGAAGTCGAGCCCCAACTGTAAG TTGACAGTTTACTTGGGAAAGCGAGACTTTGTGGACCACCTGGACCACGTGGACCCAGTCG ATGGCGTGATCCTGGTTGACCCAGAGTACCTGAAGGACAGGAAAG TCTTCGTCACGCTGACCTGTGCATTTCGATATGGACGCGAGGACCTGGACGTGCTCGGTCTATCCTTCCGGAAGGATCTCTACATCTCCACCTTCCAG GCCTTCCCTCCGGTGCCCGAGGAGCGGAAACCCAACAGCCGGCTGCaggagaggctgctgaagaaGCTCGGCCAGCACGCGCACCCTTTCTACTTCACC ATTCCTCAGAATCTCCCCTGTTCAGTCACTCTACAGCCCGGACCCGAGGACACCGGCAAG GCCTGTGGTGTTGACTTTGAGATCAGAGCTTTCTGTGCCAAGTCAATGGAAGAGAAGATTCACAAGAG GAACTCGGTGCGTCTGGTGATCAGGAAGGTTCAGTACGCTCCGGAGAAGCCTGGTCCTCAGCCGATGGTGGAGACCACCCGCAGCTTCCTGATGTCCGACAGGTCCCTGCACCTGGAGGCCTCTCTGGACAAAGAG CTGTATTATCACGGTGAGCCCATCAGCGTCAACGTCCACGTCACCAACAACTCCACCAAGACCGTCAAGAGGGTGAAGATCTCCG TGCGTCAGTACGCAGACATCTGCCTGTTCAGCACTGCCCAGTATAAATGTCCAGTGGCTCAGCTGGAGGCAGA CGACCAGGTGTCGTCCAGCTCCACCTTCTGCAAGGTGTACACTCTGACCCCGACACTGGACAAGAACAGAGAGAAGAGAGGACTCGCTCTGGACGGGAAGCTCAAACATGAAGACACCAACCTGGCCTCATCCAccat TGTGAAGGACGTCACCAACAAGGAGGTCCTGGGGATCCTGGTGTCCTATAGAGTCAAAGTCAAGCTGGTGGTGTCCCGTGGAGG GGACGTGTCGGTGGAGCTGCCCTTCATCTTAATGCATCCTAAACCTCCAGAGCCGCCGGCGTCCCGCCCGCAGTCAG ctgtGCCAGAAACGGACCCGCCCATCGACACCAATTTGATAGAGTTTGACACAAA CATCTCGCAGGACGATGACTTCGTGTTCGAGGACTTCGCCCGCCTGCGGCTCAAAGGTGTCGTGGACGACAAGGACGAGGACTGCTAG
- the LOC116318230 gene encoding arrestin red cell isoform X1 produces MGDKAGTRVFKKSSPNCKLTVYLGKRDFVDHLDHVDPVDGVILVDPEYLKDRKVFVTLTCAFRYGREDLDVLGLSFRKDLYISTFQAFPPVPEERKPNSRLQERLLKKLGQHAHPFYFTIPQNLPCSVTLQPGPEDTGKACGVDFEIRAFCAKSMEEKIHKRNSVRLVIRKVQYAPEKPGPQPMVETTRSFLMSDRSLHLEASLDKELYYHGEPISVNVHVTNNSTKTVKRVKISVRQYADICLFSTAQYKCPVAQLEADDQVSSSSTFCKVYTLTPTLDKNREKRGLALDGKLKHEDTNLASSTIVKDVTNKEVLGILVSYRVKVKLVVSRGGLLRGLLERDVSVELPFILMHPKPPEPPASRPQSAVPETDPPIDTNLIEFDTNSISQDDDFVFEDFARLRLKGVVDDKDEDC; encoded by the exons AGTTTTCAAGAAGTCGAGCCCCAACTGTAAG TTGACAGTTTACTTGGGAAAGCGAGACTTTGTGGACCACCTGGACCACGTGGACCCAGTCG ATGGCGTGATCCTGGTTGACCCAGAGTACCTGAAGGACAGGAAAG TCTTCGTCACGCTGACCTGTGCATTTCGATATGGACGCGAGGACCTGGACGTGCTCGGTCTATCCTTCCGGAAGGATCTCTACATCTCCACCTTCCAG GCCTTCCCTCCGGTGCCCGAGGAGCGGAAACCCAACAGCCGGCTGCaggagaggctgctgaagaaGCTCGGCCAGCACGCGCACCCTTTCTACTTCACC ATTCCTCAGAATCTCCCCTGTTCAGTCACTCTACAGCCCGGACCCGAGGACACCGGCAAG GCCTGTGGTGTTGACTTTGAGATCAGAGCTTTCTGTGCCAAGTCAATGGAAGAGAAGATTCACAAGAG GAACTCGGTGCGTCTGGTGATCAGGAAGGTTCAGTACGCTCCGGAGAAGCCTGGTCCTCAGCCGATGGTGGAGACCACCCGCAGCTTCCTGATGTCCGACAGGTCCCTGCACCTGGAGGCCTCTCTGGACAAAGAG CTGTATTATCACGGTGAGCCCATCAGCGTCAACGTCCACGTCACCAACAACTCCACCAAGACCGTCAAGAGGGTGAAGATCTCCG TGCGTCAGTACGCAGACATCTGCCTGTTCAGCACTGCCCAGTATAAATGTCCAGTGGCTCAGCTGGAGGCAGA CGACCAGGTGTCGTCCAGCTCCACCTTCTGCAAGGTGTACACTCTGACCCCGACACTGGACAAGAACAGAGAGAAGAGAGGACTCGCTCTGGACGGGAAGCTCAAACATGAAGACACCAACCTGGCCTCATCCAccat TGTGAAGGACGTCACCAACAAGGAGGTCCTGGGGATCCTGGTGTCCTATAGAGTCAAAGTCAAGCTGGTGGTGTCCCGTGGAGG GCTGCTGCGAGGCTTATTGGAGAG GGACGTGTCGGTGGAGCTGCCCTTCATCTTAATGCATCCTAAACCTCCAGAGCCGCCGGCGTCCCGCCCGCAGTCAG ctgtGCCAGAAACGGACCCGCCCATCGACACCAATTTGATAGAGTTTGACACAAA CAGCATCTCGCAGGACGATGACTTCGTGTTCGAGGACTTCGCCCGCCTGCGGCTCAAAGGTGTCGTGGACGACAAGGACGAGGACTGCTAG